The following coding sequences lie in one Cucurbita pepo subsp. pepo cultivar mu-cu-16 chromosome LG13, ASM280686v2, whole genome shotgun sequence genomic window:
- the LOC111808619 gene encoding myosin-3-like isoform X8 — translation MFKSARWRSEKNKVKAEFKLQFYVTQVSQSVVDALTLSVVPGDVGKPTARLDKVTVTDGSCKWETPVYETVKFVRDTKSGKINEKTYYFLVSMGRAKSRVLGEVSINLADYADATKSSSVSLPLKNSNSDVVLHVLIQKLQAKIEPREGEDFDNVSIGSQETSLKSYLSNGEVDESIKSNCTEDEQISKSPHDFELNGDCRESSGSDITLSSSESSSGFDTPREHQPVSLSALPRTPVTSLSTTTNKENQRSQSIWPLGSDHGVSIDESSDDMPPVDRSGPVMRSEERVVNIEIEKLKAELVGFSRQAEVSELELQTLRKQIVKESKRGQDLSKEIVILKEERDSLREECEKLKSKSKNKMELEDKKIEALLEETKEELNQEKELNANIRLQLQKTQKANDELILAMRDLEEMLEQKNGPSVRLYDRSRFSENAEGFYNTISKCESENDEEQKALENLVKQHSDANETYLLEQKVVDLYSEVEFYKREKDELEMIMEQLALDYEILKQENHGMSYKLEQCELQEKLDMKEECTPSATIVELETHIEHLDRELKQRSKDFSDSLSTIKELEAHMQALEEELEQQAEKFVADLEDMTCAKIEQEQRAILAEEDLRKTRSRNASTAKRLQEELKRVSLQIVSTFDANEKVAAKAVAESIELQLQKIQLDEKLVSTNKELQSVKEESDAKLRELSNLVDLQTRQIEQMFLELHTKSKLLDRQEIQKEVCESLSREILLLKYEIERLTRENKSLKEGESLNQIKNMERNELVTAIALIMKEGEKFQNELNRRRHQNVEHEISMGCLQTELEVLRDHCSDLKHSLVEGEIEKDKLRHQVFLLNDDLKKVKEFNGVDMLWHSDEQAAACDGVEAFTESTKSTASESSPKEVAALKGKIELLERKISLKEDAIETLASKISEKAMDFQLTIEELESKLEEVVPTSKIQEEDNQGQSKNTSSSIEYGNGVSVGRNDIISPETDKLDDSDNNGDKFSTELALLRERNKSMESELKEMQERYSEISLKFAEVEGSCSWQN, via the exons ATGTTTAAGTCGGCGAGATGGAGGAGTGAGAAGAATAAGGTTAAAGCGGAATTTAAGTTGCAGTTTTATGTTACTCAG GTTTCACAGTCAGTGGTGGATGCACTGACGTTATCCGTGGTTCCTGGAGATGTGGGAAAGCCAACTGCAAGACTGGATAAAGTCACAGTTACAGATGGGAGTTGCAAATGGGAAACTCCAGTTTATGAAACAGTCAAGTTCGTGCGGGACACAAAATCTGGGAAAATCAATGAGAAAACCTATTACTTCCTCGTCTCAATG GGACGAGCAAAATCAAGGGTTCTTGGGGAGGTTTCTATCAATTTAGCTGATTATGCAGATGCCACAAAATCTTCTTCTGTTTCTCTTCCCCTAAAGAATTCCAATTCTGATGTGGTTTTGCAT GTTTTGATACAGAAGCTGCAGGCTAAAATTGAGCCAAG AGAGGGGGAAGATTTTGACAATGTCAGCATTGGATCTCAGGAAACGAGCTTGAAATCATACTTGAGCAATGGTGAAGTAGATGAAAGCATTAAAAGCAATTGTACTGAA GACGAGCAGATTAGCAAGAGCCCTCATGATTTTGAACTAAATGGTGACTGTAGAGAATCAAGTGGATCTGATATTACATTGTCAAGTTCTGAGAGCAGCTCTGGATTTGATACTCCACGAGAACATCAACCTGTTAGTTTATCAGCACTTCCTCGCACACCAGTGACATCCCTTTCAACAACCACTAACAAGGAGAATCAAAGATCACAATCGATATGGCCCCTTGGTTCCGATCATGGAGTAAGCATAGATGAATCATCAGATGACATGCCTCCCGTAGACAGGTCTGGACCAGTAATGAGGTCTGAAGAAAGAGTTGTAAATATTGAGATTGAAAAGCTCAAGGCTGAGCTTGTTGGCTTTTCCAGGCAGGCAGAAGTTTCAGAATTGGAATTGCAGACACTTCGAAAGCAAATTGTCAAAGAAAGTAAAAGGGGTCAGGATCTGTCTAAAGAAATTGTCATTttgaaagaggagagagattCACTCAGGGAGGAATGCGAGAAactcaaatccaaatccaaaaataaaatggagttGGAGGATAAGAAAATAGAGGCTCTTCTGGAAGAAACAAAGGAAGAACTAAACCAGGAAAAGGAATTAAATGCCAACATTCGCCTACAACTCCAGAAGACCCAGAAAGCTAATGATGAGTTGATTCTTGCGATGCGAGACCTAGAGGAAATGTTAGAGCAGAAAAATGGTCCAAGCGTTCGTCTCTATGACAGATCAAGATTTTCTGAGAATGCTGAAGGGTTCTATAATACCATTTCCAAGTGTGAATCTGAGAACGATGAGGAGCAGAAGGCATTGGAAAATCTTGTTAAGCAGCATAGTGATGCAAATGAAACATATCTTCTGGAACAAAAGGTTGTTGACCTATATAGTGAAGTAGAATTCtacaagagagagaaggatGAATTAGAAATGATTATGGAACAACTAGCACTTGactatgaaatactgaaacaGGAAAATCATGGCATGTCATATAAACTGGAGCAATGTGAACTGCAGGAGAAACTTGACATGAAAGAAGAATGTACGCCCTCAGCAACCATAGTAGAGCTGGAAACACACATAGAACACTTGGATAGGGAACTTAAGCAGCGGTCAAAAGATTTCTCTGATTCTTTGAGCACCATAAAAGAACTTGAAGCCCATATGCAGGCCTTGGAGGAAGAGCTGGAGCAGCAAGCTGAAAAATTTGTAGCTGATCTAGAAGATATGACATGTGCTAAAATTGAGCAGGAGCAAAGAGCCATCCTAGCAGAGGAGGACTTGAGGAAGACAAGGTCGAGAAATGCTAGTACAGCAAAAAGGCTTCAAGAAGAACTCAAACGGGTTTCTTTGCAGATAGTCTCGACATTTGATGCAAATGAGAAGGTAGCTGCTAAAGCAGTGGCAGAATCTATCGAGCTGCAACTGCAGAAGATTCAATTAGATGAAAAACTTGTGTCTACTAATAAAGAGCTTCAATCAGTTAAGGAGGAGTCTGACGCTAAGCTCCGTGAACTCTCAAACCTGGTAGATTTGCAAACAAGACAGATCGAACAGATGTTTTTAGAACTTCATACAAAATCTAAGCTGCTTGATCGACAGGAGATTCAAAAAGAAGTTTGTGAATCTCTCTCGAGAGAGATTTTGTTACTCAAGTATGAAATTGAAAGGCTCACAAGAGAAAATAAGTCTCTCAAGGAAGGAGAGAGCTTGAACCAGATCAAAAACATGGAAAGAAATGAACTGGTAACAGCCATCGCTTTGATTATGAAAGAAGGCGAGAAGTTTCAAAACGAGTTAAATAGAAGAAGGCATCAAAATGTTGAACATGAGATATCGATGGGATGTCTACAAACAGAGTTGGAGGTGCTTAGAGATCACTGCAGTGACTTAAAACATTCTTTGGTCGAAGGGGAGATAGAGAAAGATAAACTTAGACATCAGGTCTTTCTGCTAAATGATGACCTGAAGAAGGTGAAAGAATTCAATGGTGTTGACATGCTCTGGCATAGTGATGAACAAGCAGCAGCCTGTGATGGAGTTGAAGCTTTTACAGAAAGCACTAAGTCCACTGCTTCGGAAAGCAGCCCAAAGGAGGTCGCTGCTCTAAAGGGGAAAATTGAGTTGCTTGAG AGAAAGATAAGTTTGAAAGAAGACGCCATAGAAACTCTAGCTAGTAAAATTTCCGAAAAGGCGATGGATTTTCAGCTCACAATTGAAGAGTTAGAAAGCAAATTGGAAGAAGTTGTTCCTACTAGCAAAATTCAAGAG GAAGATAACCAAGGCCAAAGCAAAAACACTTCATCATCCATTGAATATGGAAATGGCGTGTCAGTTGGGAG GAATGATATAATTTCACCAGAGACCGACAAACTTGACGACAGTGACAACAATGGTGACAAATTTTCGACAGAATTAGCATTATTAAGGGAAAGAAACAAATCAATGGAGAGTGAACTAAAGGAAATGCAAGAGAGATATTCAGAGATAAGTCTCAAGTTCGCAGAGGTAGAAG GAAGTTGCAGTTGGCAGAATTGA
- the LOC111808619 gene encoding myosin-3-like isoform X7, whose translation MFKSARWRSEKNKVKAEFKLQFYVTQVSQSVVDALTLSVVPGDVGKPTARLDKVTVTDGSCKWETPVYETVKFVRDTKSGKINEKTYYFLVSMGRAKSRVLGEVSINLADYADATKSSSVSLPLKNSNSDVVLHVLIQKLQAKIEPREGEDFDNVSIGSQETSLKSYLSNGEVDESIKSNCTEDEQISKSPHDFELNGDCRESSGSDITLSSSESSSGFDTPREHQPVSLSALPRTPVTSLSTTTNKENQRSQSIWPLGSDHGVSIDESSDDMPPVDRSGPVMRSEERVVNIEIEKLKAELVGFSRQAEVSELELQTLRKQIVKESKRGQDLSKEIVILKEERDSLREECEKLKSKSKNKMELEDKKIEALLEETKEELNQEKELNANIRLQLQKTQKANDELILAMRDLEEMLEQKNGPSVRLYDRSRFSENAEGFYNTISKCESENDEEQKALENLVKQHSDANETYLLEQKVVDLYSEVEFYKREKDELEMIMEQLALDYEILKQENHGMSYKLEQCELQEKLDMKEECTPSATIVELETHIEHLDRELKQRSKDFSDSLSTIKELEAHMQALEEELEQQAEKFVADLEDMTCAKIEQEQRAILAEEDLRKTRSRNASTAKRLQEELKRVSLQIVSTFDANEKVAAKAVAESIELQLQKIQLDEKLVSTNKELQSVKEESDAKLRELSNLVDLQTRQIEQMFLELHTKSKLLDRQEIQKEVCESLSREILLLKYEIERLTRENKSLKEGESLNQIKNMERNELVTAIALIMKEGEKFQNELNRRRHQNVEHEISMGCLQTELEVLRDHCSDLKHSLVEGEIEKDKLRHQVFLLNDDLKKVKEFNGVDMLWHSDEQAAACDGVEAFTESTKSTASESSPKEVAALKGKIELLERKISLKEDAIETLASKISEKAMDFQLTIEELESKLEEVVPTSKIQEEDNQGQSKNTSSSIEYGNGVSVGRNDIISPETDKLDDSDNNGDKFSTELALLRERNKSMESELKEMQERYSEISLKFAEVEAGSCSWQN comes from the exons ATGTTTAAGTCGGCGAGATGGAGGAGTGAGAAGAATAAGGTTAAAGCGGAATTTAAGTTGCAGTTTTATGTTACTCAG GTTTCACAGTCAGTGGTGGATGCACTGACGTTATCCGTGGTTCCTGGAGATGTGGGAAAGCCAACTGCAAGACTGGATAAAGTCACAGTTACAGATGGGAGTTGCAAATGGGAAACTCCAGTTTATGAAACAGTCAAGTTCGTGCGGGACACAAAATCTGGGAAAATCAATGAGAAAACCTATTACTTCCTCGTCTCAATG GGACGAGCAAAATCAAGGGTTCTTGGGGAGGTTTCTATCAATTTAGCTGATTATGCAGATGCCACAAAATCTTCTTCTGTTTCTCTTCCCCTAAAGAATTCCAATTCTGATGTGGTTTTGCAT GTTTTGATACAGAAGCTGCAGGCTAAAATTGAGCCAAG AGAGGGGGAAGATTTTGACAATGTCAGCATTGGATCTCAGGAAACGAGCTTGAAATCATACTTGAGCAATGGTGAAGTAGATGAAAGCATTAAAAGCAATTGTACTGAA GACGAGCAGATTAGCAAGAGCCCTCATGATTTTGAACTAAATGGTGACTGTAGAGAATCAAGTGGATCTGATATTACATTGTCAAGTTCTGAGAGCAGCTCTGGATTTGATACTCCACGAGAACATCAACCTGTTAGTTTATCAGCACTTCCTCGCACACCAGTGACATCCCTTTCAACAACCACTAACAAGGAGAATCAAAGATCACAATCGATATGGCCCCTTGGTTCCGATCATGGAGTAAGCATAGATGAATCATCAGATGACATGCCTCCCGTAGACAGGTCTGGACCAGTAATGAGGTCTGAAGAAAGAGTTGTAAATATTGAGATTGAAAAGCTCAAGGCTGAGCTTGTTGGCTTTTCCAGGCAGGCAGAAGTTTCAGAATTGGAATTGCAGACACTTCGAAAGCAAATTGTCAAAGAAAGTAAAAGGGGTCAGGATCTGTCTAAAGAAATTGTCATTttgaaagaggagagagattCACTCAGGGAGGAATGCGAGAAactcaaatccaaatccaaaaataaaatggagttGGAGGATAAGAAAATAGAGGCTCTTCTGGAAGAAACAAAGGAAGAACTAAACCAGGAAAAGGAATTAAATGCCAACATTCGCCTACAACTCCAGAAGACCCAGAAAGCTAATGATGAGTTGATTCTTGCGATGCGAGACCTAGAGGAAATGTTAGAGCAGAAAAATGGTCCAAGCGTTCGTCTCTATGACAGATCAAGATTTTCTGAGAATGCTGAAGGGTTCTATAATACCATTTCCAAGTGTGAATCTGAGAACGATGAGGAGCAGAAGGCATTGGAAAATCTTGTTAAGCAGCATAGTGATGCAAATGAAACATATCTTCTGGAACAAAAGGTTGTTGACCTATATAGTGAAGTAGAATTCtacaagagagagaaggatGAATTAGAAATGATTATGGAACAACTAGCACTTGactatgaaatactgaaacaGGAAAATCATGGCATGTCATATAAACTGGAGCAATGTGAACTGCAGGAGAAACTTGACATGAAAGAAGAATGTACGCCCTCAGCAACCATAGTAGAGCTGGAAACACACATAGAACACTTGGATAGGGAACTTAAGCAGCGGTCAAAAGATTTCTCTGATTCTTTGAGCACCATAAAAGAACTTGAAGCCCATATGCAGGCCTTGGAGGAAGAGCTGGAGCAGCAAGCTGAAAAATTTGTAGCTGATCTAGAAGATATGACATGTGCTAAAATTGAGCAGGAGCAAAGAGCCATCCTAGCAGAGGAGGACTTGAGGAAGACAAGGTCGAGAAATGCTAGTACAGCAAAAAGGCTTCAAGAAGAACTCAAACGGGTTTCTTTGCAGATAGTCTCGACATTTGATGCAAATGAGAAGGTAGCTGCTAAAGCAGTGGCAGAATCTATCGAGCTGCAACTGCAGAAGATTCAATTAGATGAAAAACTTGTGTCTACTAATAAAGAGCTTCAATCAGTTAAGGAGGAGTCTGACGCTAAGCTCCGTGAACTCTCAAACCTGGTAGATTTGCAAACAAGACAGATCGAACAGATGTTTTTAGAACTTCATACAAAATCTAAGCTGCTTGATCGACAGGAGATTCAAAAAGAAGTTTGTGAATCTCTCTCGAGAGAGATTTTGTTACTCAAGTATGAAATTGAAAGGCTCACAAGAGAAAATAAGTCTCTCAAGGAAGGAGAGAGCTTGAACCAGATCAAAAACATGGAAAGAAATGAACTGGTAACAGCCATCGCTTTGATTATGAAAGAAGGCGAGAAGTTTCAAAACGAGTTAAATAGAAGAAGGCATCAAAATGTTGAACATGAGATATCGATGGGATGTCTACAAACAGAGTTGGAGGTGCTTAGAGATCACTGCAGTGACTTAAAACATTCTTTGGTCGAAGGGGAGATAGAGAAAGATAAACTTAGACATCAGGTCTTTCTGCTAAATGATGACCTGAAGAAGGTGAAAGAATTCAATGGTGTTGACATGCTCTGGCATAGTGATGAACAAGCAGCAGCCTGTGATGGAGTTGAAGCTTTTACAGAAAGCACTAAGTCCACTGCTTCGGAAAGCAGCCCAAAGGAGGTCGCTGCTCTAAAGGGGAAAATTGAGTTGCTTGAG AGAAAGATAAGTTTGAAAGAAGACGCCATAGAAACTCTAGCTAGTAAAATTTCCGAAAAGGCGATGGATTTTCAGCTCACAATTGAAGAGTTAGAAAGCAAATTGGAAGAAGTTGTTCCTACTAGCAAAATTCAAGAG GAAGATAACCAAGGCCAAAGCAAAAACACTTCATCATCCATTGAATATGGAAATGGCGTGTCAGTTGGGAG GAATGATATAATTTCACCAGAGACCGACAAACTTGACGACAGTGACAACAATGGTGACAAATTTTCGACAGAATTAGCATTATTAAGGGAAAGAAACAAATCAATGGAGAGTGAACTAAAGGAAATGCAAGAGAGATATTCAGAGATAAGTCTCAAGTTCGCAGAGGTAGAAG CAGGAAGTTGCAGTTGGCAGAATTGA